The Glycine max cultivar Williams 82 chromosome 3, Glycine_max_v4.0, whole genome shotgun sequence sequence tttttattttattgattttttattttcaattgctctcttttattttttataacaaatttcaataaagagtaatttaagaaaaaaaaatactttttaaataaaattactataattaaatgatgctacctaaatttcttaattaacatgattttatttttgcattCAAGAACAGATGAAATATTTCTCAATacttatttgaaaatcatttttcgACCATAAAAAGATGATGATATTAATTAGAATAATGCTAAATAGTACGAAACAATTCACacgaaaacaaaaattaaatatttgaattatattgaatacaaataatatattaaaaataaaaataaaaagcaagagTCAAAATATATAGTAATAGCAATTCGTTTGTGAATTCGTTTGATACTATTACGTACCAACAAACAATTTCCTATTAATTAAcactttgaaaatatattagcagtaataattaataatacttttatatCTTAAATAAAGACTTAATTTAGTGACATATCTGTTCATGTCATCTATCGAAAGATTCACTAAATTAAGAAACATCCGtacacacagacacacaaaaACATCGATCGGTATCCAATAGCAATATCTTCCAAATTTGGTGTTTGTCTTGTTGATTggtgaaacaaaattttatcgaattttttattatttgaaaaatatttaacagctaaatatatagaaaaaattcCGTCAAGTTTAATCCAGGTTTAACAATTTTTAAGGATTATTAAATGAGTCTAGGATATTCAAGTATCCCCGTGTTGATAACAACAAAATTAAGTTGAAGACTCtaacagtttttttaaaaattatttataaaataaaatacaaggaACTagtattatttatctatttgtCGTGTGTAaaaccttttccttttctttttcttcttctgaaacTCATCAATATAACGATCTAAGTCAGCaaattatcatattaattaaaatctccttacatatttaaaataactttggatgaaagaaagagaaagaatatgAATGGgagaaagacaaaataaaaataaaaatgagataaagACAAAAGAGAGAGGGAGGGAGGGAGAAGTATTATGTGTAATGAtgcgaagaaaaaaaaatataaaatataaaataaccatgaaaattaaaatgtagaaACATTAaagttgtaataaaaaaaaagcatcaaaATCCCAATTACACACCCTCCCGTTTCCAGAATCGGAAAGCACAAAGGAATTTTTGTAACTATATGTTTATGTAAAATCTATTGAATATAGTATTGTTTATTAATTGGTTACCAGTTGGTACGTTTGCAACCACCTGTATGATTGGTCAAGGAAGTGATAATACCGAttcaatttttctctcttttcaagtATATAGTAATTTCTATATAGcactatctctctctctctcttgaatTTTATGAAATACTAATTTTAGatgaatgtttaaattaatatgtattaTATCTAGAGCTCTGTTGCTTTTAGCTAGTAAAGGAACAAATACGTACGGGTGAGTTTCTTTCCGTGTTTCATTTTTGTAGATTATTAAGAGGAGTGAAGTTGATTCTACTGAGGAATAGTTGAGTTACTAATCGGTATCGATGATTTCCAGAAGATAAAAATTGATGAACATAACATTGAAGCAAATTAATACgcttaaatttaaagaaaggaGAGATAGAGCATAAATTAAGTTTGCAATAGCTGAATAACAAAGTGTTTTTCTTGCACCATTAagtcactaaaaaaattaaagagttaatgatcaattttattgacaacttttttttttctttttgtcgcTGGAGTCACAAAATTtttagcaatttttttaaaaattacaaataactcgtttcataactaattttaatttttcttgtaaCGAATGCTTAAGAAATTATACCATCCAAATTGTCCAACACCaatagttttcttatttctttgatAAACTACAAAAAATAGGCATATATATTAgcacacacaaaaaatattatgttctCGTACGTCTTTACTTAAGATCATTGCACATATAAcattatatgtaaaataaagcaaacatAACTACAGACTACAGTTTAAGTAGCTTACAAACTCATTTTTAGTAACCAACAGTTGGAAACAGAAATGAAGAGGTTTATATTAAGATAAATGATATGGACTTGGTTCAAGTAATCAAATTCTTTTGAATGacccttttatatatatgtgtccTGTAACTGTTGATGATTGATTACAGTCGTTTGAATTGTTTCTAATAGCGAAACTTCAACTTTTTATTTCTCCACTCATCTCGATGTCTCTTCTCAATCAGTTCATTGGTAGTTGCTACGTCTCAAGTTAACTTCTGTTTGAAACTTCAATTCTCATCGTTGAATGAATACAATGAAAGAGTGATAGTTGACAAAAGCTAGTGATATTAATTAGGAAAAATTGACTAGAGCTTAATTAGATAGCTAGACTCATATtgaacaagttttatacacgccgaagtttaaagaatatttattgATGAAACTATGGATTTAATTAACCAGCATCTcctatgtaaatatttttacagtACTTCAATCattaaatgagattttatttaagttttaagatagttattatgaatttctcattttatataatattttgctAAATATTGTACGTTTCTGCGCTTTAACCAAggttttaactttaaaaaattaattggtgaTAAAAATGTGGATTtatataagagaaaaagaatacaCTTAtagagtatatttttttatagaatcatctaattataattcatcatatataataattttattaatttttaaaataattatcttaaagtaattcaaatgataatttataattgaatgattttgtaaaattattttaatcattcaaTATATAAACATAGATTAAACTCTTTATATAATGTAGCTTATCTTTATTTCTTATCTGAGCACCCCTTCTTCTTGAGTGTATTTTGTTTAgtattgaaaatttttaataggaaaaagatgcatacaaaaaataattgataaatgtattaatttcttttaggaTTTAATCTTTTGTgtgtatttctaaaaaaatcggAGAGCATCAACACTCCTTCTTAGCGCTTTAATCAGTCTGACTTTGTCTACTAGTACGTACTTTTATGTGTCTATAAACTCCAGACACACAAAAGCCCTTCAACCTACTTAGTTCAAAGTACAAACTTATTATCCATACCTATTTACACCCCTTAAATTAAGCCTGATCAAGGGTGGGGTGATTTATACTTAATTAACGGTCCCTTTGGCTATTGGAACTAGTTAAAACCCAAAGCTAGCGCGCTTCTTCCACTCTAATTTTAGAATTAAGATAATAGTAGATGTATAGTCTAGTCTCATGCATTGATATGTTTGAAGGCTTTATACAACAAAAGGACTTGCAGCATATATATAGCACATAGTAAAAAGGTAAAATTTGTTAGCAAACATGTCCTGACAAAGAAAAACTACGTTCGACCTTCTCATTTCTCATATAGTCATATAAATATTGCAGCAACAGCAGCAGCTAGCAGCTCAAACCCTACCTAATTGGTGGGACGAACTGAAGGttaataacaaaagaaattataaaaacctcgTCTGATAAAATTCAACCATTGGAAAATTTCCGCGTCGGAAGTCTTATATTGTGTGccacaataataataagatgAAAATCATGTTAATCTCCAAGATATCAAAATCcctgttgaaaaaaaaaaaaaccaagaatGGTGGTTAGTGATGTGCATATCGATTGATAGACAAAGTGCATTATTACTGTTGATAATTTTGACGTCGTTTAAAGGGGAGCAGAAAGCAGCAAATATAATTcccttttcaatatttttttaaaattttataaattttgttattatacAGCAAAACGCTCTCCAACTCCAACCCAGTTATCCAACACACACCACCAAGCTGTCTTACACCCTAATCCTTCACACACCGTAGTTCAGCAACAACTGGTTTGCACTTCCTTCTCAGAACTCCTTCTCCAGTCATCACAATTCTTACCCTAATAAATGGCCCCCTTCAACTTCCAATTGCCATCACCGAAGTTCCTCACCTTCACCTTCAACTGCCAACTGCAAATATCTATCTTCTTTCGGGTTCACTTGACCGAGAGTAAGAGACTAATCCCTCGAGATACTGATACTGAAACCTATCGTTCTTCACATCATAACCATGCGTTCCAGCAACGGTGCATCAAGCAGCAGAGCCTCCAATGCTAACACTGGGCGCCACCCTGTGTACCGTGGAGTGAGGCGTAGGAGTAGTGGCAAATGGGTTTCTGAAATCCGTGAACCCAAAAAACCTAACAGGATTTGGTTAGGGACATTTGCCACCCCTGAAATGGCTGCTATTGCCTATGACGTGGCAGCGCTTGCTCTTAAGGGTAAGGATGCTGAACTCAACTTCCCTAACTCGGCTTCCTCCCTCCCCGTCCCCACATCATCTGCTGCTCGCGACATTCAGATGGCTGCGGCTAGCGCCGCAGCCGCTGTCGGAGCTGCGAATGATGCACTTGAAGGAAGCCGAGGAGGGAATGCTTCGGTTTCATTGACGGAAGAGTTTTCAGGGGGAAATTTGAACCACTTTGTGGATGAGGACTTGATCTTTGACATGCCGAATATTCTGGTCAATATGGCTGAAGGAATGCTACTGAGTCCTCCTCGTTTTGATAATTTTGCTGCTACCGACTATGAATACATGGATGAAGATCCTAACCTCTGGGGGTTCCCTAATTACTAGTTACTACCCAtgggatgataaaaaaaaactttttatattacTAATGCAAAAATCTTAATAAGGAAAGGTAAGTAAGTTGTAGTAATAAATTATGGGAGAACTCTTACATCCAGACTTTGCTTAGACACCAGGAAAGGTATAGTGTGTGTGTGGAAAGTgcatctttcttttcatttggtTTTTTTTCACCTTGTGTACAGTACTACCTTCTAGCTATAGTGAGGTTTGCTGCTGTATGTTGCACCTCAAATATGTATGTAATGTCTATATAAgttgttaattttaaataatctttttttggttgtttatatatatgttatctTAATTCTCAGCTAATAGATTTGCAGGTGTTCTttcttgtaaattaaacaaatgcTGCTTAACTTGGAGACAATGATCACATGGCACCGGCCATTTTATTTTAGGTTTCTTTGCAAAAACCATAATTGAATGTCAACTCTTTCACTTAATTGAAATAGAATTCTAATTAATCAACTCTTAAAACGTAATTCTACGGTAATTTGCTTCACACATCCCTcccttgattttataattttcatatagCTAAAGATTCCTATCTAACTTGTCAGAAACTAGTTTGATCGAAGACATTCTGTGCACCAATTTAGAATCACTCAGCTCAGgttgaaagagaaaagaaactcGAGTTTCTATTAATGGTGTGGCTTTAATGTTTCGTTACTTTCATTCTCTCTCCTTGGGgctttaatttgattaattagaaTAAGAATGAACAGGAAATGAGAAAACTATCCTAGTTTGGTAAAGAAAAGGGGGCAAGTGGTGGGAATGCTTAATAATTCAGAATTGATTATTACTTCATAGAATTAATGGGTGCTGTATCCTAATCATGTTTCAACTTACTATTCTATTGAGATTTCAAGAATAATATTGTAGGCAAACTCTAGCTTATTGGAGGTTGTTTCGAACTCAAGCATGTGGTCCACCTTAATTACCCTTTGTTGACGTATCATTCTCAAGAAAATAGGAGTTTTTAAAAGGagccattttattttaattatatatatacatataaaaattatgattaagaTATAAAAAAGGTGTAAAATAAAGAATggtaatgtaaaaaatgttactattaaataaatattataaaaaattgtaaaaaaataatataattgtttcCATCGTTGTATTGATCAACGTCAAAAACATATACATTGAGCATATTTTAGTGACAGTGACACTTTTACCTTCCCTTGATGGCTATTGGTCTCTCAAGTCATGCATGCGTGTAATGCCATACGTACATATTAAAATGTTTGACTATAtgtttgtgcatgtctttcaagCGCCCCGAATTAAGGAAGtttaaaaagaaacacaaaGCAATTCTTCAAAGGGTAATGAGAAACATATTACATATACTATGTGAGACATGGGTAGAAAAGAgagataattaaagaaaattaaaagaaggaaaaaattatgtgatgaataataaaataactgtgtgtgtgtatatatatatatatattaatatttttcttcggGTAAAATGAGGCTAGGAAGTTTGTAACTAGATACTGTATGATGATTAAAACATAGATTGGAGCAAATACAGCAAAAGCACAGTTGATTTTGAAAGGTTTCCGTCAGTACTgtttcatttataatatttattaattcccCCGTAATCCTGTATAACTAAATAAACGGATAATTTtcatttacaaaatattattgaaaaatagaGTACATAACTTCAATTTATacgctgtaaaaaaaaatccatttataCGATTCTCAATTAGGATATTTTGACTATTTTACTCAATTAGAGTAACTACATATTATGAAATGGTACAActttaaattaaacatgttttgagttctctgaaatatgattttgtcaaattttagtttttgtcagaaaaaaaaaacttcaacatTTAGATCCTAACACTTCTTTTTgtcctttttagtttttataattaatgttaGTTAGTTAATTTAGTGCTGACAtgactaataaaataaagaataataattaaaagataatcaagacaatgaaaaatattaattaagatgaTTAAGGtaataaagaatattttgaactaaaataattagattAGTTTAAGGTGATTTGCACACCAGTACATGCCTAGTTGTGAAACACAATAACCATGAGATAATTTCATGAACACTTCTTCCAAATCACCTTGAAGGAATGCATTTTGCATGTCCATTTGATGATCTTGCCAATTCCCACCCTTTTGTAGTAGCTACAATATAATCATGACAGTTCACACTATGATCATCATTGCCAACGAGTGAATATCTCTATGCAATCTACTCCTTCAACTTAAATGACTTTCAAGAATCAAGCTTTGAATCGTTTTAACATCCTATTGTGATGCTACTTAATCTTGTAGAGTCACTTGCATCCCAACATCTTTTTCCTATCAAAAGGGAACAAACAGTCCATGTATGATTGTCTTCAAGCACTTATATTTCATGTTTCATGCCTTCATGCCACTTATCATTTTTCATTGCCCTAGAAAATATCACGGGTCGTCGGGTTCGTTCTCAACAATCACGAATGCAAGGAACCTGAAGTGTTGCATGGAGAAATTATCACAAATCATAGAAGTTTGGATAATGTGTGTCACATAATCTTGGAGTTTTAcaaatgttattatatatactaCGTTTATCTCTTGACCCAGTGATTCCTAGCTCATCATTTAATGTAGGTCTTCTAGCATCGTATTGCACTATATCATCTTAAGTAACAACCTCTATTTTGATACCTCCCTCACTTGCCTTCTCTAGCACCCTTGTCTCATGTATGTGCTCATAAACCTCACTCTCATTTTTAGCTTAAATCTCGACAGACCGCAGATTTATCACAACACTATTATCATCCATCTAGTTGGATTTTGAAAGGAAGATTAATTCTCAAACAAATTAATGTCTCTTAACCTAAAATAGGTCTTATCTTCAATATGAAATAACTTCCAACATATTATACTAATGGGAGGAGGGATTCTATATCAATTATTTAGGGCATACTTTATCGATTGTAAATTGATGTAAATGAAACTGACGTAGAAAGTAAAAGATTTTAAATCGGGTGATTATGTTGATATTAATGTAAAAAGAGTTTTCACatagattaaaatattaaataattaattagctaAAGTTGACAAAAATGAATATAAGAAATTCAACTTAGTTGATTGAATAATGCTAGTGAGTAATTATAAATCTCTTATTCTTAAGTTGAATTCCtatgaaaaagttaaaattgataaaatggaTAGGTCAACTAGAGATAAACCAAAAATTgttcaataaaatataagatttgaGCTTTAAATTTTGGATATGAATTAACTCaaagtttgtttaattataattagatcCAATTATATTTCAACCAAATCTTAACTTGCAAAAACTAGTaaaacctgaaaaaaaaaagattttacaagGCTTGgcctcattttaaaattttcaattaaatttgggttatttttttttacccaacCAGCTACAGTTTGCAACCTTTATCGGACTGAATAGTCCATTTTGCCGTCCATAATATTAAGTATTTTAGCTGTCAAAAAAGTATATTaagcattttaaattttatcattttttattattttagttaatatttttttataattctaatttttctaattgttaaaaccaaattttttaatatctatgaattttttttataaattacaattttgatatatcatttttattaataatttatttatttttaaatatactcttcagtttttttatctctttaatttattctaacataatgaaataaaatattcattgttGACAGTGAAAACATTTCGTATTATATATCATTCTTAAGGTTTTGATAATGAagatatactatttttttctcttagtttatatttttgaattctATCTAAATTTTATAGTTTCCTATACAGTTTACAAAAAGAACTAGGTAATgtattttaaagtttatttcattttatactgCTGCCTTCTTTAGTTTCTAGATCTGTCCTAATTCATTAATAATTTGGGAAATACTAGGTTTTATaaagatataatatttttttaatttttaaacgaataaataaataaaaatattttttaaacaaacaaataaaaagatagagtaattaattatttttttatgaattaattaattatgctattttaagatattaagaTAACATGACCTTTTTTTTAGTGTCCCCTGGAGCTCAAATTTCTGCAGATACACCACGTTGCTAGCTATAAAAggagttaaattattttttttatcatttaagtttgactaaataaatatttcactaAATTGGAGTTTGATTTATAAATCAATCAATtgattaacttaattatttttaaaaggtattaacttattttatttagttgaataaataaattaaatcttaaaattaaaattaaatatttaataaaattagttttaaaatttatgaacttaatattaatatataacttaTCAGTAATTCGAGTAtatgtgtttttaaaaaaagttataattacatttattatttatttaaaatgtagttttctttgttatttttatgtttatcatttgcgtatttataatttttaagagttatattttagataaaaatatctatcattttgataattaaacacTTTATTTTCTactcttaaattaaatttatatatatttaacatgAGCATGTGTATTAAGTATTACATTAATATAATTGAGTAGAATACTGAAAAaggaatataaaaataataaaaataaaataattaaataaatggaaTTCAACATTTATAATTGTTGGCACATTTATTTTCTCAGCTAATCAATTCAGCTAACCGTTAATAAACTAATATAAACTATAAGCTAAtcaaccattattttttttttaagtgctaacaattacaatataaataagttataatttttttactggagtaaattataattttaaagaaacgttacttatatatatatatatatatatatatatatatatatatctttaagagaaggatttatcttttttttttttagggggtGAGAAGGATTTATCTAATCACAAATGATTTGTGTTTATAGAAATACTCaattagagattaaaaaaaaatgaacattttattttgttcagGAACTAAAACTTACACTTAAAAATTTACGGCTTCCTATGCAGCCGTTTTACAACTGTCTTATCGAAAAccacttaattaattagtgcTGAACTATTTGGTACAAAGAATTTTGTCCAAATCTAATCTACAATTACAAATAGCATTTTAGTTTGTTCACTGTGCCACGGCACACTTTGTCTTCTTGGCCTTCAAAGAGTTAAGCCACGTAGGCCCATTTATAAAGACCGTGATAAATGCTTGATTATGTTAGCTAATCTGTCCctggataagaaaaaaaagaaaagaaaagaaaaactagatcCCTTTTGTTTGATAATGAAATAAATCCTTAACCCTCATATCAGAAAATTGCAACCCCTTTAACTAGacacattaaaattaaataaaactttatgCCATTTGACAAGAAAAAAGGCACTAATTAACACTTGAATCAGTtcacttttaaaacaaaatattaattaaaaacaaatgaaagctttttaaaaattctttacTCGCATGTACCTTGTAAAGTTTTACTTGTGATtaagaataagataaaaaatataaatgcaaCGGTATCACTAACTGCaacatcgttttttttttaattcctttttcttctgTTAATTATCATCACGCCAATTtactttctccttttctttttgagataaaaaaatgtgacgTAAAGTTTACTTAAGTAATATAATGGAAAGCAATTATATGTTTTCTGTAATTACTTTTTtcggcatatatatatatatatttaattcctACATGAAGGCTCTGCTTATTCCGGACATATTGAGATCCAGAATTCATAAAATCAAATTCTCATTGAAAACTAAAAAGTGGATTCAGAAGGATCTCAAAATGTTTACAACTATTTACATCTGCAATCTACAGTCAAattgaacataataaaataaaaatttaattagttcGACTACTTTAATtactactcttttaatttaggATGGAATATGTGATGGAGGCTTAACTTGGATATTAAAGACTAGAATGAGACCTTTAGCAGAGCTTTCGGAAGGAAGTTTGCTAGATATTTGGATAGATTGAATAaggtttataaatgaaaaatagagaCCATCAAGTGCGTGTGAGATTGTTCAAACTCAATTAGAGATATCAGGTTTCTACATGAAAAAATATGTGAtctaaatcaaaaaataaatccaCAATAAACATGGTTGCGGATAAAGCAGCAATTTGAATAGCTGATTTTCTATCACAAAACAGCATATTTGAGTTGGGAGAAACTTCATAGGcccttaattattgttttaaccAACGCAACTTAGTTGTGAAGGTTGGTATCCTTGATATTCAGCTGCTGCAAAAGACCTTGCAATggtgttttatttctttcaccTAAAACATCAATTATTCTGTTTCTCTGCCAAACTCTCAGCACAAGtataaagaaaagaagacaCATGACTATGTGATTATAAGTAGAATTAAACTATCTCACTCTGGAAAATGAAAAGTCAAATTTGTAATATAAGAATTGTTTGATCATAGTTTATCCTAATGATTTATATATACAATCACGTCATTAATTTGAGAATATGATTATTAGATCTTTAGTAGTAGTACAATCATATCTTGCTTATAGCAAACTACTACTTTCGATATGTGGAAAAGTTGATTTCTGATATATTTAACATCAGGTTACATATTCATggatggataaaaaataaataaaaaatcatctttttcTATTGCTTTCCTCGCTTGCAATGTCGTCTACAATTACTGCTCGGACCTTGAATCGACCAAGTTTTCGAGCCAGTGACTGTAGGGGACCAGAACGACCACGAGTTCTAGTTGAATAAACCCTTTTGCTTAGAATTAAACGCTTCTTTGTGGTTGGATATGACGTGCAATTATGAGAAGAATTATATTGGTTGCCCTTGCTCTGTATAAGCAAGTAGGGAATATTGGAGCTGAAATTGTACCAATTAGTTGAAGTTGATGCTGCATATTCACCAGTGTGTGCCGCGTGTGATTCAGAGGCTCTGTCATTGTTTTG is a genomic window containing:
- the LOC100305846 gene encoding uncharacterized protein LOC100305846; protein product: MRSSNGASSSRASNANTGRHPVYRGVRRRSSGKWVSEIREPKKPNRIWLGTFATPEMAAIAYDVAALALKGKDAELNFPNSASSLPVPTSSAARDIQMAAASAAAAVGAANDALEGSRGGNASVSLTEEFSGGNLNHFVDEDLIFDMPNILVNMAEGMLLSPPRFDNFAATDYEYMDEDPNLWGFPNY